A single window of Anomaloglossus baeobatrachus isolate aAnoBae1 chromosome 5, aAnoBae1.hap1, whole genome shotgun sequence DNA harbors:
- the CCDC137 gene encoding coiled-coil domain-containing protein 137, translated as MGKRQAIKPARSPGPGAGKGKRHEKKKTNSKPKDLDTQEIPFKLREIMRSRMEMNNPKKKKKRPVKKQGPDNEELQTDIKVPKFKRKTHEPVYAYLERMDRETQHVLFLSKNQPDRMPEAEVDEKGKPVKEVPKKEKSQKKKDFDRRRLDKFLKRKEDKKETRLEKDIFTDTVMFGEVVTEPPTLTVKPRKSAAKTKPGEKKLLLKSLFDKSSSTAPPPAMSMARKRLLEDERDRVVQAYRDLKKKKQLQSEDSKRSKPQHT; from the exons ATGGGCAAGCGGCAGGCGATCAAACCGGCCAGATCTCCAGGGCCCGGGGCAGGAAAGGGGAAACG ACATGAAAAGAAAAAAACCAATAGTAAACCAAAAGACCTGGATACCCAGGAGATACCCTTCAAGCTTCGAGAAATCATGAGGAGCCGCATGgagatgaacaatccaaagaaaaagaagaaacggcCAG TAAAGAAACAAGGTCCTGATAATGAAGAGCTGCAGACAGACATCAAAGTCCCCAAGTTCAAGAGGAAGACCCATGAACCTGTTTACGCCTATCTGGAACGAATGGACCGAGAAACTCAACATGTCCTGTTCCTCAGCAAGAACCAGCCGGATCGGATGCCAGAGGCGGAGGTGGATGAGAAGGGGAAGCCAGTGAAGGAGGTCCCCAAGAAGGAGAAGTCACAGAAGAAGAAAGA TTTTGACCGAAGACGCCTTGATAAGTTCTTGAAGAGAAAAGAAGACAAGAAAGAGACCCGTTTAGAAAAAGACATTTTCACAG ACACGGTGATGTTCGGGGAAGTGGTAACGGAGCCTCCGACTCTTACAGTAAAGCCAAGGAAGAGTGCAGCCAAAACTAAG CCAGGAGAGAAGAAGCTCCTCTTGAAAAGCCTTTTCGACAAATCCAGCTCAACAGCGCCCCCGCCTGCTATGTCCATGGCCAGAAAGAGGCTGTTGGAGGATGAACGGGATCGAGTTGTCCAGGCGTACCGTGACCTTAAAAAGAAAAAGCAGCTTCAAAGTGAAGACTCCAAACGATCCAAACCTCAACATACATGA